A genomic stretch from Neomonachus schauinslandi chromosome 14, ASM220157v2, whole genome shotgun sequence includes:
- the ALKBH2 gene encoding DNA oxidative demethylase ALKBH2: MDRFLVKGALGGLLGKREREVSGEGPAGLRGDEESSRKRPRAETPGNAGPLAGPSWRHIRAEGLSCDYTVLFGKTEADKIFQELEQGVEYFTGALARIQVFGKWHSVPRKQATYGNAGLTYTFSGLTLSPKPWIPVLEHVRDRVSMVTGETFNFVLVNRYKDGCDHIGEHRDDERELAPGSPIASVSFGACRDFFFRHKDSRGKKPTRKVEVVRLQLAHGSLLMMNHPTNTHWYHSLPVRKKILAPRVNLTFRKILPTKK, translated from the exons ATGGACAGATTCCTGGTGAAGGGGGCTTTAGGGGGCCTTTTGGGAAAGAGGGAGCGAGAAGTGAGTGGAGAAGGCCCAGCAGGGCTGAGAGGAGACGAggagagcagcaggaagaggccCAGGGCAGAAACCCCAGGGAATGCAGGCCCCCTGGCCGGCCCCAGCTGGCGGCACATCCGAGCTGAGGGCCTGAGCTGTGATTACACAGTCCTATTTGGCAAAACCGAAGCGGACAAGATTTTCCAGGAGCTGGAGCAAGGAGTGGAGTATTTTACAG GTGCGCTGGCCAGGATCCAGGTGTTCGGGAAGTGGCACAGTGTGCCCAGGAAGCAAGCGACCTATGGCAACGCGGGGCTGACCTACACGTTCTCAGGCCTCACTCTGTCTCCAAAGCCCTGGATCCCAGTTCTAGAGCACGTCCGGGATCGTGTTTCTATGGTGACAGGAGAGACTTTCAACTTTGTGCTTGTCAACAG GTATAAAGACGGCTGTGACCACATCGGTGAGCACCGAGATGATGAACGAGAACTGGCTCCCGGGAGCCCCATAGCTTCTGTCTCCTTTGGGGCCTGCAGAGACTTCTTCTTCCGGCATAAGGACTCTCGGGGGAAAAAGCCCACCCGGAAGGTGGAGGTGGTCAGGCTTCAGCTGGCCCACGGAAGTTTGCTTATGATGAACCACCCGACCAACACTCACTGGTACCACAGTCTCCCCGTACGGAAGAAGATTCTAGCCCCACGGGTCAATCTGACATTTCGCAAAATTCTGCccactaaaaagtaa
- the UNG gene encoding uracil-DNA glycosylase: MIGQKTLYSFFSPSPAGKRRARSPEPADPGTGVAAVAEESGDAAASLPKKARAGQEDPGTPPSSPLSPEQLIRIQKNKAAALLRLAARNVPVGFGESWKKPLSAEFGKPYFIKLMGFVAEERKHYTVYPPPHQVFTWTQMCDIRHVKVVILGQDPYHGPNQAHGLCFSVQRPVPPPPSLENIYKELSTDIEGFVHPGHGDLSGWAKQGVLLLNAVLTVRAHQANSHKERGWEQFTDAVVSWLNENSSGLVFLLWGSYAQKKGSAINRKRHHVLQTAHPSPLSVYRGFFGCRHFSKTNELLRKSGKEPINWKDL; encoded by the exons ATGATCGGCCAGAAGACCCTCTACTCCTTCTTCTCCCCGAGCCCCGCCGGGAAGCGACGTGCCCGCAGTCCCGAGCCGGCCGACCCGGGGACCGGCGTGGCGGCGGTAGCTGAGGAGAGCGGGGATGCGGCG GCCAGCCTCCCCAAGAAGGCCCGGGCCGGGCAGGAGGACCCCGGCACGCCGCCCTCCTCGCCGCTGAGCCCTGAGCAGTTGATCCGCATCCAGAAAAACAAGGCCGCCGCCCTGCTCAGACTCGCGGCGCGCAACGTGCCGGTGGGTTTCGGTGAGAGTTGGAAGAAGCCTCTCAGCGCGGAGTTCGGGAAACCGTATTTCATCAAG CTAATGGGATTTGTCgcggaagaaagaaaacattacacTGTTTATCCACCTCCACACCAAGTCTTCACGTGGACCCAGATGTGTGACATAAGACAT GTGAAGGTTGTCATCCTGGGACAGGATCCGTATCATGGACCCAACCAAGCCCATGGGCTCTGCTTTAGTGTTCAAAGACCCGTTCCACCGCCACCCAG tttggaaaacatttataaagagCTGTCTACAGACATAGAGGGTTTCGTTCATCCTGGTCACGGAGATTTATCCGGGTGGGCCAAGCAAG GTGTTCTCTTACTCAATGCTGTGCTCACGGTCCGGGCACATCAGGCTAATTCCCATAAGGAGAGAGGATGGGAGCAGTTTACTGATGCGGTCGTGTCCTGGCTAAATGAGAACTCCAGTGGCCTTGTCTTCTTGCTCTGGGGCTCTTATGCTCAGAAGAAAGGCAGTGCCATCAACAGG aAACGCCACCACGTGCTGCAGACAGCGCACCCCTCCCCGTTGTCCGTGTACAGAGGGTTCTTTGGATGTAGACACTTCTCTAAAACCAATGAGCTGCTGCGGAAGTCTGGCAAGGAGCCCATCAACTGGAAGGATCTGTGA